DNA sequence from the Elusimicrobiota bacterium genome:
ACGCCCAGCCGCTTTTCTTTAAAACCGCCTCCAGCGAACTCGCCGTGGCACATAACGGCAATCTTACCAACGCTGCCAAATTAAGAAAAGAGCTTGGCTCCCGCGGCGCTATTTTTCAATCCGCCACCGACAGCGAACTGATAGTCCATCTTATGGCCAGGTGTAACGGCGACGGGCTCGAGGCCGCCGTGGCAAAAAGCCTGCCCAGGCTGCGCGGCGGCTACGCTTTCGCTTTTATGGCGCCCGGCAAAATTATAGGTGCGCGCGACCCGCTGGGCATCCGGCCGCTCGTGCTTGGCCGGCTTGGCGGGGCCTGGCTGCTTTCTTCCGAGACCTGCGCCATTGAAGTTGTGGGGGGGCGTGTTATCCGCGAGGTTGAGCCGGGGGAGATGGTGACCATAAAAGGCGGAAAACTTTTCTCAAAAAGATTCGCCCCGCGCGGGAAAGCGGCGCGCTGCGTTTTTGAACAGGTTTATTTCGCCCGCCCCGATTCCGCCGTTTGCGGCCGCACCGTGCAGCTGGCCCGCCATGATATAGGCGGCCTGCTCGCAAGCGAATTTAAAGATCTTAAAGCGGACCTGGTTTCGGGCGTGCCGGATTCGGGCACGGCCTACGCGCTTGGGTTTTCTCAAATGTCCGGCATCCCCTATAAAACGGTTTTCATGCGCAATCATTACAGCGGCCGGTCCTTCATCCAGCCCGACCAGAAGCTGAGGGAGTTCACGGCGCATTTAAAACTCGCGCCCATAAGGGACGTGATAAAGGGAAAAAGCATTGTTCTTGTGGACGACTCCCTTGTGCGGGGCACCACTTCGCGCCGGATAATCCGCAGTCTGAAAAACGCGGGCGCAAAAAAAGTAATTATGGCCGTGGCCTCGCCGCCGGTTATAGGCCCGTGTTTTTACGGCATAGACACGCCTGACAAAGACGAACTTATAGCCAACCGGCTTTCGCCGGAAGGGGTGAGAAAATTCATAGGCGCCGACGGGCTTTATTACCTCTCGCCTGAAAATCTTGCGAAAGCCTGCGGTAATAATTCCGGAGCGGATTTCTGCTCGGCCTGTTTCACCGGAAAGTATCCGGTAATCAGGTAGAAAGGTAAAGCAGCCAGTAGTCAGAATTCAGAAGTCGGAAGTCGGAATTCTGGATTCTGACTACTGAATTCTGTCTACTTTAGCGGTAACGGGGATTTTATGAATATTTTGATCATCGGAAGCGGCGGGCGCGAACACGCGCTGGCCTGGAAATTGAAAGCGAGCCCCCTGGTTGAAAAACTCTACTCCGCCCCCGGTTCGGCCGGCATGGCCGGGCTGGCCGAGCCCACAGGCATCGCCCCTGACGATTTCGAAAAGCTGGCGGAGTTCTGCCTTGAAAAAAAAATCGAATTAGCGGTGGTAGGGCCTGAAGCGCCGCTTTCAAAGGGCGCGGCTGATTTTTTATCCGGCCGCGGCGTAAAAGTTTTCGGGCCCTCGCAGAAGGGCGCCATGCTCGAGGCGTCAAAGCAATTCGCCAAGGAATTCATGAGCAGGCACGACATTCCCACGGCTGCTTTCCAGGTATTTTACGACGCGGGCTGCGCTAAAGAGAAAATAAGGGGAAATAAAAAATACCCGCTGGTGATAAAAGCGGACGGCCTGGCCGCCGGCAAGGGCGTGCGCATCTGCAGCGATGAGGCCTCGGCGCTGGAAGCCGTTTCTGATTTCATGGAAAAGCGGGTTTTCGGCTATTCCGGCTCAAAGATAATAATTGAAGAATTCATCACGGGCAAAGAGGTTTCGGTAATGGCCCTGATTGACGGAGAAACTTTCCTGATGCTGCCTGTTTCGCGCGACCACAAGCGCCTGCTTGATAATAATGAGGGCCCGAACACCGGCGGCATGGGCGCGTTTTGCCCGGTGCCGCTTGACGCCCGGACGCTTGAAACCATAAAAAAAGAAGTGTTGGAACGCTTTGCGGCGGGCATAAAGAAAGACCGCCTCCCCTATCGCGGCGTTATTTACGCCGGGCTGATGCTGACCGATAAGGGCCCCAGGGCGCTTGAATTCAATGTCCGCTTCGGGGACCCGGAAACCCAGTGCCTGATGCCGATGATAAAATCCGACCTGGCCGCTCTCATGCTTGCCTGCGCGGACGGGCAGCTTGCCGGGAAAACCATTGAGACCGAAGCGGGCGCCTGTGTTTGTGTGGCACTCGCGGCGCGCGGCTACCCGCAGAACCCGGAAAAAGGCGCCGGGATAAAAGGGCTGGACAAAGTGCCGCCGCAGACTTTGATCTTTCACGCCGGAACCAGAGCGGAAGGCGAAAAGTTTTTTGTAAACGGGGGAAGGGTTTTAGGCGTTACGGCTGTTGGCGCGGATGTCGCATCCGCCGCTGAAAACGCCTACGCCGCCGCAAAGGCGATAAATTTTGACGGCATGCAGTATCGCAAGGATATAGGGGCGTAAGGGCAGGGGAGAGGGGTTAGCGGATAGTGGCTGGGGAAGGAATAAAATTAGCCATTCCACCCCTGTTCTCTATCCGCTAGCCCCTCTCCCCTGTAGTCATTACTCCCCTTTAAATTGCGGTTTTCTTTTTTCCATGAACGCTTTTATGCCCTCTTCGTAATCGCGGCTGTTGTACACCTTGCGCCGCAGGGCCTGGATGCGCTCAAACGCTTCGGGGCTTATCGGGTGGGCCTCCGCCAGTATCCGGAATTGCTCTTTTATTACCGATACCGCGAGCGGCGAGTTCGAGGCGATAACGCGGGCCAGCTCAAAAGTGAACCGCTCAATTTCACGGGAACTGACGAGATGGTTTAAAATTCCGAAATGATAGGCTCTCTCGGCTTTCACTGGCTCGGCTGTGAAAAACATTTCCTTCGCGATATTGCTGCCCACGCGGTTTATGAAATGCATAATGCCGGAGGCGTTGTAGGGCAGGCCCATTTTAACCGGCGTGATTGCGAAAGCGGCGGTCTCATCGCCTATGGCAAGGTCGCAGGTGACGGCAAGGTCCGTGGCCCCGCCCCACACGCTGCCCTGCACCATTGCTATGACCGCGCCCGGATACTCCTGTATGCGGCGGAAGGCCCGCTCCATGGGGCTGTCATAGGCAAGCGGGTCGTGATGCACCTGCGGCAGTTGTGTTATGTCGTGGCCGGCGGACCAGACCTTCGCGTTTTTTTCGGCCCGGATTATTATCACCGGAATTCTGCGCGCCTCAAAAGTTTTAAGGGCCTCCACCATCTCATCGCACAGCTCAAGGCTGAGCGCGTTGCGCCGGGCCGGGTTATTAAGCGTGAGCGAACCGATGTTTTCTTTCACTTCCGGGATTATTAAAGGCATGATAAAGTATCCTTTCCGCGCGCGGCGGCATTCACTATTTGTATAATTCTACTATACTTCAGAGCGTTGTTTTATCCTTTGATATCTGGCCGGAGCGATAATAAATGACTACATATAAAAAAGCCGGAGTGGATGTGAAACTCTCGGATAAATTTACCGAATTCCTGGAAGAAAAATCGAAATTTATAGGCGGATTCGCGGGGCTTTTGCCGCTGTCCGAAACGGGCGGCGATTACAGCCTGGTCGCCTCCACCGACGGCGTAGGCACCAAGCTCAAGCTCGCCTTTCTGCTTGACCGCCACGACACCATAGGCATAGACCTTGTGGCGATGTGCGTAAACGACCTGGTTTGCTGCGGGGCCAGGCCCCTGTTGTTCCTCGATTATTACGCCACCGCCAGGCTGGACCTGGCACGTTCAAAAAAAATAATCGCCGGCATTATCGAAGGCTGCCGCCGGGGAGAGTCGGTTTTGCTCGGAGGGGAAACAGCCGAAATGCCGGGCTTTTACAAGACCGGCGAATACGACCTGGCCGGGTTTTCCGTGGGTATAGTGAAAAAAACCGAAATGATCGACGGTTCAAAAATAAAGCCGGGCGACGCCCTTATCGGTTTTGAGTCCAGCGGATTCCACTCGAACGGGTTCTCGCTCATCCGCAAAGCTCTTGCCGGCGGATCGCTTAAAAAATACGCGGCCCGCCTGCTTGCGCCCACTAAGATCTATGTTAAAGATGTTAAAGACCTGCGCGCTGCCCTTAAAAGGCGCGGCGGGGATATTCTGGGATTGGCGCACATAACGGGCTCCGGGATCGCCGGGAATCTGGAACGGATATTGCCCAAAAAGACCGGCGCCGTAATTTTAAAATCCTCCTGGAGCGTGCCGCCGCTCATGCGCGAGGTTCAGCGCCGGGGCCGCATAAGCGAGAGGGAGATGTTTGAAACTTTCAAC
Encoded proteins:
- the purF gene encoding amidophosphoribosyltransferase gives rise to the protein MCGIFAIAGNKEAARLAYVGLFTLQHRGQESAGIVTEHKGRLLTHRGMGLVGGVFSNSALAYLEGKSAVGHVRYSTAGSSEIKNAQPLFFKTASSELAVAHNGNLTNAAKLRKELGSRGAIFQSATDSELIVHLMARCNGDGLEAAVAKSLPRLRGGYAFAFMAPGKIIGARDPLGIRPLVLGRLGGAWLLSSETCAIEVVGGRVIREVEPGEMVTIKGGKLFSKRFAPRGKAARCVFEQVYFARPDSAVCGRTVQLARHDIGGLLASEFKDLKADLVSGVPDSGTAYALGFSQMSGIPYKTVFMRNHYSGRSFIQPDQKLREFTAHLKLAPIRDVIKGKSIVLVDDSLVRGTTSRRIIRSLKNAGAKKVIMAVASPPVIGPCFYGIDTPDKDELIANRLSPEGVRKFIGADGLYYLSPENLAKACGNNSGADFCSACFTGKYPVIR
- the purD gene encoding phosphoribosylamine--glycine ligase — encoded protein: MNILIIGSGGREHALAWKLKASPLVEKLYSAPGSAGMAGLAEPTGIAPDDFEKLAEFCLEKKIELAVVGPEAPLSKGAADFLSGRGVKVFGPSQKGAMLEASKQFAKEFMSRHDIPTAAFQVFYDAGCAKEKIRGNKKYPLVIKADGLAAGKGVRICSDEASALEAVSDFMEKRVFGYSGSKIIIEEFITGKEVSVMALIDGETFLMLPVSRDHKRLLDNNEGPNTGGMGAFCPVPLDARTLETIKKEVLERFAAGIKKDRLPYRGVIYAGLMLTDKGPRALEFNVRFGDPETQCLMPMIKSDLAALMLACADGQLAGKTIETEAGACVCVALAARGYPQNPEKGAGIKGLDKVPPQTLIFHAGTRAEGEKFFVNGGRVLGVTAVGADVASAAENAYAAAKAINFDGMQYRKDIGA
- the scpB gene encoding methylmalonyl-CoA decarboxylase, translated to MPLIIPEVKENIGSLTLNNPARRNALSLELCDEMVEALKTFEARRIPVIIIRAEKNAKVWSAGHDITQLPQVHHDPLAYDSPMERAFRRIQEYPGAVIAMVQGSVWGGATDLAVTCDLAIGDETAAFAITPVKMGLPYNASGIMHFINRVGSNIAKEMFFTAEPVKAERAYHFGILNHLVSSREIERFTFELARVIASNSPLAVSVIKEQFRILAEAHPISPEAFERIQALRRKVYNSRDYEEGIKAFMEKRKPQFKGE
- the purM gene encoding phosphoribosylformylglycinamidine cyclo-ligase → MTTYKKAGVDVKLSDKFTEFLEEKSKFIGGFAGLLPLSETGGDYSLVASTDGVGTKLKLAFLLDRHDTIGIDLVAMCVNDLVCCGARPLLFLDYYATARLDLARSKKIIAGIIEGCRRGESVLLGGETAEMPGFYKTGEYDLAGFSVGIVKKTEMIDGSKIKPGDALIGFESSGFHSNGFSLIRKALAGGSLKKYAARLLAPTKIYVKDVKDLRAALKRRGGDILGLAHITGSGIAGNLERILPKKTGAVILKSSWSVPPLMREVQRRGRISEREMFETFNMGLGMIAAVRAADAPAALKAVKGTRLVGSIVKGRGKVLLK